One Rosa chinensis cultivar Old Blush chromosome 5, RchiOBHm-V2, whole genome shotgun sequence genomic region harbors:
- the LOC112203729 gene encoding uncharacterized protein LOC112203729: MIHLHSSLQHKFIIVATNFFTKWVEAKPLKEASGATIHQFIFRNIICRFGIPEVLVSDRGAAFMGGDVEKLVNDYGIQFVHSTPYYAQSNGQAEASNKIIITLLKKLLVENPHQWHETLYETLWAYRTSKRNLTTTTPEALMFGHDAVLPLEVNVQSLRIQDQNHLISEDYV; the protein is encoded by the coding sequence ATGATTCACCTACATTCTTCACTccagcacaagttcatcatcgttgCTACTAATTTCTTcactaagtgggtggaagctaagcctttgaaggaggcctCCGGTGCCACCATTCACCAATTCATCTTTCGCAATATTATTTGCAGGTTTGGCATCCCGGAGGTTTTGGTATCTGACaggggggcagcgttcatgggtGGTGATGTAGAGAAGCTCGTCAATGATTATGGCATCCAGTTTGTCCATAGCACGCCTTATTATGCTCAATCTAATGGTCAAGcagaggccagtaacaagattatcaTTACTCTATTGAAAAAGCTACTTGTGGAGAACCCTCACCAGTGGCACGAAACATTGTATGAGACATTATGGGCTTATCGCACTTCTAAGCGGAACCTTACTACCACAACCCCTGAAGCGTTAATGTTTGGCCACGATGCGGTTCTCCCTTTGGAAGTGAATGTTCAGTCCCTGCGCATTCAAGACCAGAATCACTTGATCAGTGAAGATTATGTCTAA